The Thiogranum longum genome includes a region encoding these proteins:
- the glnD gene encoding [protein-PII] uridylyltransferase, which yields MMSPDDSDTRSITRLSSDIVVGWFDLDALDQAFNGDTLSPADVRAFLKGANEHLMTRFDEGADIEDLIFARSWLVDQVLIRCWNTKLATLDGSLVAVGGYGRAELLPGSDVDIMILLAQNEDTETAGALEAFLMLLWDIGLEVGHSVRTLKDCQEQARADITVATNLMEARLLCGNEALFDDMRRLTGSDHVWPDRDFFTAKLEEQRARYNKFDDAVYNLEPNVKEGPGGLRDAQMIGWVFKRHFGTEDLGELVEREDITPGEYETLMQGQRFLWKVRFGLHQITGRREDRLLFDHQRTLAQNFGYTDHDHKLAVEWFMKDYYLTIQSLSRLNEMLLQLLQEIILYEDDHSKATPLNRRFQVRKGFLEVTGNNVFRRYPFALLELFLLMQQHSEIKGVRASTIRLVRDHLHLIDDDFRKDIRARSLFMEIFRQPTGLTHELRRMNRYGVLAAYYPKFELIVGQMQHDLFHAYTVDEHTLFVVRNLRRFSVPEMAHELPKCSRIAAEIPKPELLYLAAFFHDIAKGRGGNHAELGAEDAYTFLKQHGLSEYDCKLVSWLVRSHLLMSQIAQRRDITDPDVIHEFAAQVGDRTRLDYLYLLTVADIRGTNPTLWNSWKDALFRDLYDATKRALRRGLENPLHRNELISDIKKRAAGKLAEDSIDVTLLDKLWQDLPEDYFMRYSVDEVVWHAKAILGEGSLEGVRVELCPRSERGGSALFLYTPVIDRLFNRTTALIDQMGLTITDARIITSRRGYAVNTYLLLNSAGEPVVDRYDAEELVTLMKQELLSESGTVKIPSRRPPRRIRQFHIPTQVSFHQDDAQRRTIVELFTTDYPGLLSRVGQVFYELGIVLQNAKIATFGSKAEDVFFVTDSKGNVLDTAAQDALREALVQALDQPV from the coding sequence ATGATGAGTCCGGACGACAGCGACACTCGCTCTATCACTCGCCTGTCGAGTGACATAGTCGTTGGCTGGTTCGATCTCGACGCACTGGACCAGGCATTCAACGGCGACACGCTGTCACCCGCTGATGTCCGCGCATTTCTTAAAGGCGCCAATGAGCATCTTATGACCCGCTTCGATGAAGGGGCTGATATCGAAGACCTGATTTTTGCGCGCAGCTGGCTGGTCGACCAGGTACTGATTCGCTGCTGGAACACAAAACTTGCGACGCTCGACGGCTCACTGGTTGCCGTGGGCGGCTATGGGCGCGCCGAGCTTTTACCAGGATCCGATGTCGATATCATGATTCTGCTGGCACAGAACGAAGACACTGAAACTGCCGGGGCCCTAGAAGCCTTCCTCATGCTGCTCTGGGATATTGGCCTGGAAGTCGGACACAGTGTACGCACATTGAAAGATTGCCAGGAACAGGCGCGCGCCGACATTACTGTTGCCACCAACCTGATGGAAGCACGCCTGCTGTGTGGTAATGAAGCCCTTTTCGATGACATGAGACGGCTCACTGGGTCTGACCACGTGTGGCCCGACCGCGACTTCTTTACTGCCAAGCTTGAGGAACAACGTGCCCGCTACAATAAATTTGACGACGCTGTCTACAACCTGGAACCCAATGTCAAGGAAGGGCCCGGCGGATTACGTGACGCACAGATGATCGGCTGGGTATTCAAACGCCACTTCGGCACCGAGGATCTCGGAGAACTGGTAGAGCGCGAAGACATCACGCCAGGTGAATATGAAACCCTGATGCAGGGGCAGCGTTTTTTATGGAAAGTCCGCTTCGGTCTGCACCAGATTACCGGCCGTCGCGAAGACCGGCTGCTGTTCGATCACCAGCGCACACTGGCACAGAACTTCGGATATACCGACCACGACCACAAACTGGCGGTCGAATGGTTCATGAAAGACTACTACCTGACCATCCAGTCGCTCAGCCGGCTGAACGAAATGTTGCTGCAACTGTTGCAGGAAATCATTCTCTACGAGGATGACCACAGCAAGGCGACGCCACTGAACCGGCGTTTCCAGGTACGCAAGGGATTCCTCGAAGTCACCGGGAATAATGTCTTCCGGCGCTACCCCTTTGCCCTGCTGGAACTGTTCCTGCTCATGCAGCAGCACAGCGAGATCAAGGGTGTGCGCGCATCGACAATTCGTCTGGTACGCGATCACCTGCATCTGATCGACGATGATTTCCGTAAGGATATTCGTGCCCGCAGCCTGTTCATGGAGATCTTTCGCCAGCCAACCGGCCTGACTCACGAACTGCGGCGCATGAACCGCTATGGCGTACTGGCCGCCTACTACCCCAAATTTGAACTTATCGTCGGACAGATGCAGCACGACTTGTTCCATGCCTATACCGTCGACGAACACACACTGTTTGTGGTGCGTAACCTGCGCCGGTTTTCGGTGCCGGAAATGGCGCACGAGCTTCCCAAGTGCAGCCGCATCGCAGCGGAAATCCCAAAACCCGAGCTGCTTTACCTGGCCGCGTTTTTTCATGATATCGCCAAGGGTCGTGGCGGGAACCATGCAGAACTGGGGGCAGAAGACGCCTACACTTTTCTCAAGCAACACGGGCTAAGTGAATATGACTGCAAACTCGTCTCGTGGCTGGTACGCAGCCACTTGCTGATGTCCCAGATTGCACAGCGACGCGACATAACCGATCCGGACGTTATCCACGAGTTTGCCGCACAGGTTGGTGACCGCACCCGTCTGGATTACCTGTACCTGCTCACTGTTGCAGACATACGCGGCACCAACCCGACACTGTGGAATTCCTGGAAAGACGCCCTGTTCCGTGATCTGTACGACGCGACCAAGCGCGCCTTGCGTCGTGGACTTGAAAATCCACTACATCGCAATGAACTTATCAGCGATATCAAAAAAAGAGCCGCAGGAAAACTGGCGGAAGATTCAATTGATGTCACGTTGCTCGACAAGCTTTGGCAGGACTTGCCGGAAGACTACTTTATGCGCTACAGCGTCGATGAGGTGGTCTGGCATGCGAAAGCCATCCTCGGTGAAGGCAGCCTGGAAGGTGTACGTGTCGAACTATGCCCGAGGTCGGAACGGGGTGGCAGCGCATTATTCCTGTATACACCCGTAATTGACCGCCTGTTCAATCGAACTACCGCTCTCATCGACCAGATGGGGCTGACTATTACCGATGCACGTATTATCACATCCAGGCGCGGTTACGCGGTAAATACTTACCTGCTGCTGAACTCTGCCGGAGAACCGGTTGTTGACCGCTATGACGCTGAAGAACTGGTAACACTGATGAAACAGGAACTGCTGTCAGAAAGCGGCACTGTAAAGATCCCCTCGCGTCGCCCACCCAGGCGCATACGCCAGTTTCATATACCCACACAGGTCAGCTTCCACCAGGACGACGCACAGCGACGCACTATTGTCGAGCTCTTTACCACAGATTACCCCGGGCTTCTGTCACGCGTGGGCCAGGTCTTTTATGAGCTGGGTATTGTGTTGCAAAACGCCAAGATCGCGACCTTTGGCTCAAAGGCCGAGGATGTGTTTTTTGTAACTGACAGCAAGGGAAATGTTCTCGATACCGCAGCACAGGATGCTCTTCGCGAAGCGCTTGTGCAGGCGCTGGATCAACCCGTTTAA
- a CDS encoding VOC family protein produces the protein MSEVLGIHHVSFVVADVQRSLEFYRDILRLDTDPQRPDIGYPGAWLEVGEQQIHLLQVPNPDPVTDRPMHVGRDRHAALAVSDLGPVLDRLEQAGVDCTHSRSGRRAVFFRDPDGNGVELVEVQRTQGDSFP, from the coding sequence ATGAGCGAAGTGCTGGGTATACACCATGTCAGTTTCGTGGTCGCGGATGTACAGCGCTCACTGGAATTTTATCGCGATATCCTCAGGCTGGACACTGACCCGCAGCGGCCCGACATCGGCTACCCGGGTGCCTGGCTGGAGGTTGGTGAACAGCAGATACATCTTTTGCAGGTGCCAAATCCCGACCCGGTAACAGACCGGCCCATGCATGTAGGCCGAGATCGTCATGCTGCGCTCGCGGTCAGTGACCTTGGACCTGTTCTGGATCGTCTCGAACAGGCCGGCGTGGACTGCACACACAGCCGTTCAGGGCGTCGCGCGGTGTTTTTCCGTGACCCTGACGGGAATGGTGTTGAGCTGGTGGAAGTGCAACGCACACAGGGGGATAGTTTTCCCTAG